Genomic segment of Corvus hawaiiensis isolate bCorHaw1 chromosome 27, bCorHaw1.pri.cur, whole genome shotgun sequence:
TTTATCCCAGCAGCCAGAAATGGGTCGAAATCGCTCCATGGAATTTCCCAGCAGTGTAGATTTcacctttcccagcttttcctgtCAACTCTCCCTCAAAAAGCTTCATTAACAGCTGGGATTTACCTTCACTTGATCCAGGATAACCAGGGGTCCGTTCACACCCGACACAGTTTTGTAAGCTGGAAAATACACAAGGCATGAGTCAGGCACTTCCTCAGGAATATTCCAGATCCCGTTTCTCCATTTCATCCCTCTCACCGGGCTCGGGTTTAGCAGCTTTGGGGTCTGATTTCTGTTTATTCTGAACTCCACAAGAAGGATTAGGTGCAGGATTGGGTGTCCAGCATTTTTGCTGCTTCCTGCAAAGCCCTGCAGGGGACACTGATGCGATGCCGGTGTTTTCCTGGCCATCACAGGAATTCCCTGCTCAGGttggagggggcttggagcaccctgggacagtgggaagtgtccctgcccatggcaggggtggccctggatgggctttaaggcccttccaagccaaaccattccatgattccaaggGAGGATtttgctgccagcccagggaaaAAGCATCACTTGACCTGCTGATGAAGGAAACCCTGAGTCACAGCTCCCTCAGGGTCacgaggagcagctgggactgTTCCTCCCtggtccccaggaagggaaGTGGGGGAGTGGAGCCATCCAGACCCCAGCCAGGATCACCAATTCCATCAGCACCAGGGAGGCACGGAGGCTCTGCAGGCCTGGCAGCTCCCCAGGTGTTGTGTGCACTGTCAACAGCTCTGTGTTTACACTGCAATAAAACAGCTGAAACTGTTGCAATGTGAGATCTTAACGGGCAAAAACCAACCTGCATCAGCTCCGGGCTCAGGGGAGCTGGGATTAAACCTGAATTTCTCAATTTTACTCCTAAAATCCTTCTAAACACCTTGAGACAGAACCCTGTCCCTTAATTACTCctcatcagcagcagcagctgggccaCTCCTGTGCCCTGAGCAGGGAGATCACCCAGGCATTATCCAGGAGGAAGAATCGGCTCAGAGCCTGAGGGTTTGCAGCCCACAGCAAGTGGAAAACCTGACCCCGAGTGAAGCATTTCGTCCCATGACTGTCTCATGAGCGCTTCTTTCTCAAGCAGCCTCTCGCTTCCCGCTCTGTCCATGAGAAAACATTTCCTGGGCACCAATCAGCACCAGCTCCCCacaagagcagctcagcagcccctCAGAATTCCCCTTTGCACCAGGATCAACCAGTTCCACGACAAACCAAACACAACTTGAAACATTTTCCATCCCCAGCTTGATGCCAGTtcagggaaaagctggaatCTACGTGGAAAAACCTGGATTGAGGATGGAGTCACCTTGGCTCCGACCCTGACAGAAGCCTCCGCTCCACAGTAAAGACTTAAAGGGAGGCTGGAATTGAAATGGTGGATTTGGCTTCCAAACCTGACGGATATTTCCAAAGGATCCATCACCCAGAAGCTCCTGGGCAGCACCTTGCAGGTCCTGGTGCTATTTAGGGCACAGGTAAAGTCATTTTATGTAATTGGTGCCAGAAAAAACGTCTTCACACACTCTGATTGCTCCCCACCGCGCTGCAATAAAGGGAGTTTACCAAAGTCCTGCATTTCCCCTTTTTCACCCGATTTCTCAATTCAGTGTTAAAGGAACAGACTCCATCCCACCGCCACCATTTCCAGTTCCAGGTATAAAGGCCGGCTTTTTACGAAGGACACGGGACAGCCCGTGTCACCAGCGGGCTGGGCTGCACAACTCCCCGCGCTGCCGGGGGTAATTAAGATTGTTAATTAACAGCCCGACCCCAGACTGTTCTGAGGGGATGGGCGAGCCTGGGGCTGCGGCCTGCCCGGGCCCGGCGCTGCGGCCCGGCCGGTGCGCGGCCCCCGAGCAGGGCcaacccccccctccccgcagccccccgggtCCCCCGCACTCACTGAGGCGCGGCTGGGACAGGAAGTCGCGGGTCAGGGCCGCCGCCTGCTCGCGGGGCCCGCCGGGCCCGGCGCCGTTcacggccccgcgcagcgcccgCACCGCCGCCATGTCGGACCGGCTGCTGAGGGGGCGCGCGCGCATGCGCGGTTATAGCGGGGAGGACACGCCCCTTCCCGCCTGGCCACGCCCAccgcggccggggcggggccggagctGTCCCGGGTcctgaaagggaaaggaaaagggacaaggagaggaaaaggaaaaggaaaaggaaaaggaaaaggaaaaggaaaaggaaaaggaaaaggaaaagggacaaGGAAAAGggacaaggaaaggaaaaggaaaagggacaaggaaaggaaaaggaaaagggacaaggaaaggaaaagggacaaGGAAAGGGAACGAAAAGGGACAAGGAAAGGAAACGggacaaggaaaggaaaagggacaaggaaaggaaaaggaaagaaaaagggacaaagaaagaaaaagggacaaggaaaggaaaagggaggaggaaacagaacgagaaggggaaggggaaaatgaagaggaaggggaaggggaagaggaagaaaaagaggaagaggaaggggaagaggaagaggaaggggaataggaaaaggaagaggaaaaggaaggggaaggggagaaggaaaaggaagaggaaagggaagaggaagaggaagaggaagaggaagaggaaggagaatgggaagaggaagaggaaggggaaggggaaaaggaagaggaagaggaagaggaaggggaaggggaaggggaagggggaaaggaagaggaaggggaagacgaagaggaagaggaaggagaaggggaaggggaagggaaagaggaagaggaagaggaaggggaagatgaagaagaaggggaagaggaagaggaaggggaaggggaaggagaaggggaaggggaaggagaagaggcagaggaagaggaagaggcagaggaagaggaagagagggagaggttAATagataagaataaaaaaatgaatagTCAAAAGGGGAAAGGtatgaggaaaaaggaaaagagaaaagaggaagaggaaaataagggaaaggaaagaagaaaaataaaagagaaaaagagaaaaaggtaaaactaataagagatggaaaaatagagaaaaagaagaataaaaaacaaaaggaagaaaaagggaaagaaagtgaGAAAGACGCAGCAGTGAGTCAGAACGGATCGGGGTCAGAAGCcaatcccctccctcctgctggcTCAGAACTGGAAATATTTGGGGCAAATACAAGTGCAAAGAGATCTGGGTGATTCTGTGCTGCTCGGGGGAGCAGCCAAGCCGAGGTGCTGGGGGAAACGAAACCTCCTGAGGAGGGAGCAAAGAGAATAAATAATTCCAGAGAAAGGATTAAATTAAGAAAAGgattaaattaagaaaaagagggagtaaaaggtaaaaaaagagaaagaggaaggtcCCCACATGCTGGAGGAGAGTCTGGATCCTTCCCCGGGCTCTCTCAGCAGAtggtgctgctgcactgctcaTGCCCTGCCTCGGCTCCACACACCGGGAAAGCAATTTCCAGGCCCGGGCATTCAATTCTCCGCTCGTGAAATCCACTTAAAGGCTTCAACTCCTGCTCTAATGCCCACCCAGGGAATTCCTGGGCAGGATGTTCTCATCTGCCGTTATTGGCAATGGTTTTGGGGCCAGGCAGGAGGCAGACAAATGGCCCCAGCGGCAGATTTACGTGCCAGAGGAGGAAAGGTGAATCTGTTCAGGATTtattccctctccctgcagtaAATCTCTGCGTCCTGGATGAAGGATGGTATCGGTTTGGCGTTTAAAAGAGAAATCATGGAGCCAAGTGTCAAAAGtttaagaaagcagaaatgatGGAGGAAAAGAGAGTCCGTTGCCAACGGCCTCTGCAGAACCTCGCCGTGCCTGGGGGGATCTTCCATCCCCCTCTGCCTGTGAGGAACCAGCCTGCCTGGTCCAGGAAGATCTCCTTGTCCCTGGAGGCAGGATAACGGCACCGGGAAAAGCCATGGAGAGCATCCCatggggcagaggcagcactgaGGTGAGGAGGGACCACAACCTGTTGGTACCCACATCTCCCAGAGCTCCAAAATGCCAGGCCAGGTGCCCAGATCCAGGCAGGAATTCTGGTGCTTGGGGAGGAATCAGTCCTGCTGGAAGCTGGGAGTGAGGATAAACATTCctgccccgctcccagccctCAGCCCACCCCTGCTGACGCACAGAGAGCTCCAGGACACTCGTGTGAGGTTCCAATTAAACCTGCGGGGACGAGGGAcactcctctcctctcctgatAACAGGGAATCGTAAATCCCGGGGGATCAGAGCTCGGCgaggcagcggcagcagctccacGCTCCCAGATGGGTGCCGGGGTAAGAgaacattttcctctgctccatacagcagagaaaggggacagggagagcTTAAACTACGTGTCTTTATtgcctctgctttctctctcttaaatttatttatattcataCTCTTTTGCATGAATTCTGGTGTTTGGGATTTCCTTGGAGGTGCAGTGAGAGTTTTCCACCTCGTGTGGCACTTCCCCGTGATGACAAAGCATTTGGAGTGCTTGCTTTTTGTAATGAAAGCCTGGCAACTCCCATTGCCTGGGATTTCAGGAAAGCCCAGGAttactgggaagagggagagcTTGGACTCAGCTCCATCCATTTTGCCACTCagtccccaggagctggggggTTCAATTGGTTGGTTTAATGCAAATTTCGGAGGGATATTTTTGGAGTGTTGTTTCCGTGGAAGCTTCGATCTCAATCACATCCATGAGGCTTTGAAGTGCCGTGTCTGGCCCTGACATTTCAATCGAAAGACACGGAACGTAAATGAATTTCCTTTGAGGCTCAATTGAATCTCCAAAGAACAAACAGGGAATAAAAGATGTCAAGATTACCTTGGATAAGCTGAGGCTTGATCTGTGCTTGGAGTCTCTGTGAGGAGGCTTAAACGATGCCTTGAAGCAGGTACAAGATGCCTCGGGAATGGTTTGAGAACGCTCCAGCTGGGATTTTAAAAGCAGGATTGATGAAAACACGTCATTTGATAGCAGAGCTGGTggtcccagctcctggggaaaGCTCACAGATCCTGGGAAAAGCACTCAGCTCTTGGGGACAGCACCCAGATCTTGAGAAGGGCACCCAGACCATGGGGAATGGCACCCAGATCCTGGGGAAAGCAGATAGATCCTGGGAAAAGCACATGGCACCTGGGGAATGGCACTCAGATCCTGGGAaaagctcccagctcctggaaaaaAGCACCCAGCTCCTGGAAAAAGCAGCCAGATCCCAGaactcccagctcctggggatgGCACAGAGATCTTGGGGAAGGCACAGAGATCCTGGGGATGCACTGAGTGACCCTAGGAGTTGCGTTCCCCAGGGAGAAGCCCTGATCCGAGGGAGGTTTAACCTGGAATCTTCTCTTGGCAGGTTTTTGGAGGCCTTGACCCCTGAGCCCAGGAGCCCACAGGACCTTGGACATGTCCCCGGCCGGGTCCCAGCACTGGCTGGCCACGGGCAGGGCCTCGcccaggctggtgctggtggtggtgtttgtggcactgctgctggacAACATCCTGCTCACCGTCGTGGGTACGGGGCTTGGGGCTGCCGGGGGGTGCAGAGTGGGGCTCTTTGGGGCTGCTTGGGGGCACAGAGTGGGGTTTTGTGGGGTCTGTCTCAGGGCTACAGAGTGGGGCTCTTTGGGGGCACAGTCTGCTCCATCAGTCCCGGGTGATGCCAGGGGTTCCCTGCCCAGGGGACCTTCCAGGACCCCCCCACCCGGCCAGCACCGCTCAGTTCAGCTGCATGCCGAGctaaaaaatggaggaaaatcccaaattaatccttctcctggctttttttccagTACCCATCGTCCCCACCTTCCTCTACACGACAGAGTACGAAGGTGCCAACAGCTCTGtgagctcagccctgcctgaGCCAACTCCTGCAGCCCCGAGGgctcctcctttctcctctgtgctctCCTCCTTTGACAACACCACCGTGGAGCTGCCGAACGGGTCGGGGAGCagcaccccaggacacccccccagcaccccccaaaccccacccgGGGGCTGCTTGGAGGGTGGGGAGTTCCTGGCCCAGGAGAACACCCGAGTGGGGCTGCTCTTCGCCTCCAAGGCTCTGGTCCAGCTGCTGGTCAACCCCTGGGTGGGTCTGCTGACCAACAGGTAGGTCAGACCCCGGGGTTCCTGCAATTCCATGCGATTCCTCGGCTCCTGCTTGCTGCTGGAACCACCAGGAGCTGAGGAATCACAAAGATTGCGGGGGGGAATAGCAAGGGGGAGAATACAGCCACGAAAACGGCAGGAATTTTACCTTTTCTAACAGCCTGCACATGGCTTGTGAGTTTATATCCCAGCACAAACCTCGCTCGTGCTCTCCTCAGGTGCTGGCAGATGCTGTTGAATACCAGCGACCACGGAATAAACAAACACAGCTTCCCAGTCTGTTGTggataaaatgttattttcatgttttctttgtctCCTGCAGACAcagtgagctgtgctggggtgggcagatgggctggggagcagagctgtgtccctGGGTGGGCTCTGCAGTGTTActgggggggcacggggggcccCCTTGGCCAGCACTTGTGGGCACATCTCCccctcaggagctgctccccagcccacaCACATTTCCCAGGGGGAATGAGGAGCCCTCCTGAGCTGGGGCCTCTTTGTTCCCGTTCCAGGATCGGATACCACATCCCCATGTTCATTGGGTTCACCATCATGTTCCTCTCCACAGTCAGTGAGTATCGccctcccctctgccctccccacactgcacagcacagactcctctgctctgtgtgagAAAGGACAGAGCAGAGAACCCAGGCTCTGGAAAGGGTGACAAGGACATCTCGCTGCCCTCAAACTGGTGCCAGCTGGGGCCAGCcttgccctgtgctgcagggtttgaccccagctctcccctccctccGCAGTGTTTGCTTTCTCAGGCACCTACACCCTGCTGCTCATCGCCAGAGCCCTCCAAGGCGTCGGCTCCTCCTTCTCATCGGTGGCAGGTGAAGCTTTTGGCTACACCTCAGTCCCTGCGTCAGCTCCCCTCGGCTGGGTTAtcgtcatcctcctcctccttctcattgcacccaccccagccagggagcagctgaacctcccccaaatcccagcggCTTCCAGAGAGGAGCCCCCTCCATGGGCCCAGGCTGAGGTGGGCTCTGCCTGTGCCCCCCAGGCCTGGGCCTGCTGGCCAGCGTGTACCCGGACGACTCGGAGAGGGGCAGTGCCATGGGCATTGCCCTGGGAGGCCTGGCCTTGGGACTGCTGAGTAAGGAGCCCCTGTTCCCAACGGGGCACGGCCGCTgcatctcctgctcctgcaaTCCCACCTGCCTGGCCGTGCCTTCCACAGGCTGGgtgctcccctccctccctccctccctccctctgcccatTCCCTGTGGGACCGACACCTTCCCAAACACCCAGCAGggacccagagcagctccaggctcggGGGAcggtggcactgccagggtgTGACCCAGCCCTTCCCTTGCAGTCGGGGCACCCTTCGGGAGCATCATGTACGAGTTCGTGGGGAAAGCGTCGCCCTTCCTGGTGCTGGCCTTCCTCGCCCTTCTGGATGGAGGTGAGAAACCAAAGGGTTTAGCCctacaaataaagaaaatgtgaaaagatTGGAATATGGATGCTTCAGGCAGAGTCTGTGGGGAAGAAGAGGCCCATTAACACGGATGGGTGGTACCATCAGCACTGGTTATTCTGTCAGGGCTAAATCACATGTTTGCTGTCTCCAGATGACTGACACAGCAACAGAGCAGGAATTAATCCCTCATTACTTAATAAACCCCCTGATTCCTTTCATGGCTCAAACAGCACGTTTAGTGAAGCTCTTTGAACTGTGAATTCTTTGGCAAGACACCCTTGTGTGCAGCCTCTTGGTGCCGTGAAGGAATCAGGCTTTGCCAGCAGAAATGGTGCCTTGTTCTTGCCCCCAGACGAAGGCCACGGGAGCCTTCTGAGTGCCACAGCAAAGTTCCAGCCAGCAGGAACTGCATTTGCAGTGGGAAGCCTGGAGCTAATTAAATTACAACCCCAGTTACCGTCCCTGTCTGGCTGCAAAACAAGATATCCATAATGGAGCGtgcaagagctgctgcaaaaTGAAACGTGGGCCTCGTGCCTATCACACTTCCTGCTTtaatcctttccttttccacatcCCATCTCTGTCACACTCCGGTGGCAGCTCCCCAGATGGCAGCCTGGTGGGAGCATTTGCACTTTTGACTGCTTCAGGGGTTGACAAAACCTCCCAACACACTCGGGGCAGTtttgctgctccctcctgccctgcccgctCCAACCATGTCCCCAAGCAGCTCCTGAATCCCagggttctgctgctgggatgggtcgggctgaggggaaggagaggtgCTTGGGAGGGGTGGTGCCTGCAGGAAGGAGCCATCAGCAGTGttctgtccccagctctgcagctgtgcatCCTGCAGCCCTCCCGGATCTCCCCGGAGGTGAGCACGGGCCTGAGCGGTGCTGGGTGAGGGaggtgggcactgcccagggccgggggctgtgccaggaccAGGAGAGGGCAcgcacagcccccagcccacctTGCCCCCTGTGCAGAGCACCAAAGCCACCCCATTGTCCACCCTGCTGCGAGACCCCTACATCCTGGTGGCTGCAGGTAAAGGTGGACGTTTGTCCCCTGGTTAAAGACTCCCTCGTGCCTGcttgaaacagcagcaaaaagggCTAAAATGGAgctttcctccctcttctcccttttccaggaGCCCTCTGCTTCTCCAACATGGGGGTGGCCATGCTGGAGCCCACGCTGCCCATCTGGATGCTGCAGaccatgtgctccccacagtgGCAGCTCGGTAGGTCCCGAGCTTTGCAGCCTCTTCCCCTGAGCTTCAGAGAGTTTAGGATCACAGGATCATTCGGAAAAACCCTCCCAGGCcaccgagtccaacctgtgaccagcccagagcactgagtgccatgtccaggtgttccttggacacttccagggaccaagaattgtccctgcctgggcacTGCGGGAGGGATTGAATCATCTTTTATATCACTccataaaaagaaggaaacatctGCCCTCATGCCTGTGGAGTGAGAGATCCCAGGCTGTGCACGGCTCCAATTCCAGCTGGAAACATCCTCAGTGGTGGCTGTGCCGTGTGCTCTGCTCTGTTATTGCAAAAATTGTATGGAATTTGCTCCCCAGCAGAGCAGTAACGgggcagggaggctgtggggtgCCCCGGGAGCCCATCTTCTGCAGGGCAGACAATGGGCTCGTGCTGGGCTGCGATTGTGGAGGCCAGatgggctctgcagaggcagctccGAGTGAAACGAGGCCGTTCCCAGCatcccaggcagggcaggatgggCTGTGCTGATTGCCAGCTGCCCGGAAAATGGGATGTGGAGATAACAGCGCCTGTGTTCGCTGCAGAAATAACCAGTAATGGTTATAAAACCCAATTGGCGCAGGAATGACCGGGGGGGTGCCCCGGGCTGCACTTAGATCCCAAATTGGATTGcaggcttggagcagggggctggaatTGCTCCTGATCGAGTTATCCTCTGGGCAGGCAGCCACTAAAAGCCTCGGCTGCTTCTCTGGAGCAAGGATGGGCAAGGTGAAAGCGGCACCCAGGGATTCTGGGAGCGGGAGAAGGGACAGAACGCAGGGAAAAAGCACTCAGGGCTCCCCTGTCACCGAGAGGAGCTTTGAGGTGacttaacaaaacaaaatcccaaagatATTCCCTAAGATGTTCAGGTACCTGAGATGTGAGAGCAGTTTGGATTCAGAGTTCAGCACCAACCC
This window contains:
- the SLC18A1 gene encoding chromaffin granule amine transporter, yielding MSPAGSQHWLATGRASPRLVLVVVFVALLLDNILLTVVVPIVPTFLYTTEYEGANSSVSSALPEPTPAAPRAPPFSSVLSSFDNTTVELPNGSGSSTPGHPPSTPQTPPGGCLEGGEFLAQENTRVGLLFASKALVQLLVNPWVGLLTNRIGYHIPMFIGFTIMFLSTVMFAFSGTYTLLLIARALQGVGSSFSSVAGLGLLASVYPDDSERGSAMGIALGGLALGLLIGAPFGSIMYEFVGKASPFLVLAFLALLDGALQLCILQPSRISPESTKATPLSTLLRDPYILVAAGALCFSNMGVAMLEPTLPIWMLQTMCSPQWQLGMAFLPASISYLIGTNVFGILANRMGRWLCSMIGMAVVGISLLCVPLATNIYGLIGPNAGLGFAIGMVDSSMMPIMGYLVDLRHTSAYGTVYAIADVAFCMGFAIGPSTGGAIVRALGFPWLMVIIGVLNMAYAPLCCLLRSPPATEEKMAILSQECPMQPKSYTPKEALREFPLTEESDSEAGNVE